The Pedobacter cryoconitis genome includes a window with the following:
- a CDS encoding RNA polymerase sigma factor, with product MEAVYIDKNIDLVNACRKGSRAAQFELYKLYERAMYSAALRIVNHEAEAEDVVQEAFLDAFLRIGDFRGDTTFGLWLKQIIVNKSINCLRKRRVEFTNLDGVEIAAEESADQEDLQWRVEEVKAAVKGLADGYRVVLTLYLFEGYDHEEISHILKISEVTSRSQLMRAKTKLRNILEKRGARDEY from the coding sequence TTGGAAGCAGTATACATAGACAAAAATATAGACCTGGTTAACGCTTGCCGGAAAGGTAGCCGGGCCGCACAATTTGAATTGTACAAATTGTATGAGAGAGCTATGTACAGCGCTGCGCTGCGGATAGTAAATCATGAAGCTGAGGCTGAAGATGTTGTACAGGAAGCATTTTTGGATGCCTTTTTGAGGATTGGCGATTTCAGGGGGGATACTACTTTTGGCCTCTGGCTAAAACAGATCATCGTGAATAAATCGATTAACTGTCTGCGCAAAAGAAGAGTGGAGTTCACGAACCTCGATGGGGTGGAGATTGCGGCAGAGGAATCAGCAGATCAGGAAGATTTGCAGTGGAGAGTAGAAGAGGTGAAAGCAGCAGTAAAAGGACTGGCTGATGGGTATAGAGTGGTACTTACGCTGTATTTATTTGAGGGGTACGATCATGAGGAAATTTCCCATATCCTGAAAATATCGGAAGTTACTTCCCGGTCACAATTAATGAGAGCAAAAACCAAATTGAGAAATATATTAGAAAAGAGAGGAGCAAGAGATGAGTACTAA
- a CDS encoding TerC family protein, which produces MEFFSTPEAWISLLTLTILEIVLGIDNIVFISILSGKLPAHQQKKGRQLGLGLAMITRVLLLLSLSWVMSLTATLFNVGEWISLDNKEWLEKLAISGRDLILIVGGMFLIYKSTHEIHLKLEGEEEEEGKVKVHSFAGVIAQILVLDIVFSLDSVITAIGMADHVEIMIAAVIIAVIIMMVSANAISDFVNNHPTVKMLALSFLLLIGVSLLAEGLDQHIPKGYIYFAMAFSVLVEMLNLRMKKKSTKPVELRNTAKEEK; this is translated from the coding sequence ATGGAATTCTTTAGTACACCCGAAGCCTGGATCTCATTGTTAACCCTGACAATTTTAGAAATCGTACTTGGGATTGATAATATTGTGTTTATCTCCATCCTTTCAGGGAAACTGCCTGCACATCAGCAAAAAAAAGGCAGACAACTGGGATTAGGGCTTGCTATGATTACCCGTGTATTATTGCTTTTATCATTAAGCTGGGTGATGAGCCTGACAGCCACTTTATTTAACGTTGGAGAATGGATCAGCCTGGACAATAAAGAATGGTTGGAGAAACTCGCTATTTCAGGACGCGACCTGATTCTGATTGTGGGAGGGATGTTCTTAATCTATAAAAGTACGCATGAAATTCACCTGAAGTTAGAAGGCGAAGAGGAGGAAGAAGGAAAAGTTAAAGTCCATTCTTTTGCTGGCGTAATTGCTCAGATCCTTGTGTTGGATATTGTTTTCTCTTTAGATTCTGTAATTACAGCAATCGGGATGGCAGACCATGTTGAAATCATGATTGCTGCGGTAATTATAGCGGTAATTATTATGATGGTGTCTGCTAATGCAATCAGTGACTTTGTGAATAATCACCCTACAGTGAAAATGCTTGCACTTTCTTTTCTGTTATTAATCGGTGTTTCTTTATTGGCAGAAGGACTTGATCAGCATATTCCTAAAGGATATATCTATTTTGCCATGGCATTCTCTGTACTGGTGGAGATGCTGAACCTGAGAATGAAGAAGAAATCTACCAAACCTGTGGAGCTTAGAAATACTGCAAAAGAAGAAAAATAA
- a CDS encoding nucleoid-associated protein yields the protein MIYFPEASLSELSIHRIGNKAQDEFYVLSEASMQIQDEHLKNVLIQYFLSPYEKTNEIFRFFHPNDDLNLNEVYHFVEQVFENGEHFHKNSEQLAKYLYDTSNHPKIKAGELYVAYFENVQIEGELHDAIGIFKSETKETYLKVSPEQAGFALSYEEDAININKLDKGCIIFNTEKEEGYKVAVIDQTNKSNEAVYWKDEFLKLKVRNDNYNQTKNVLGVYKSFVTEKLDQEYDITKADKIDLLNRSMKYFKEKESFDMDEFSNEVIGNKEGIESFKNYKKSYEEEFETPIADSFDISGAAVKKQAKAFKSVLKLDKNFHIYIHGNKELIEKGFDDDKSMNYYKVYFKEEE from the coding sequence ATGATTTATTTTCCAGAAGCGTCTCTGTCAGAGCTTTCTATACATAGGATTGGCAATAAAGCACAAGATGAGTTTTATGTATTGTCTGAAGCCTCCATGCAAATTCAGGATGAGCATTTGAAAAACGTGCTGATCCAGTATTTTTTAAGTCCTTATGAAAAAACAAATGAGATCTTTCGTTTTTTTCACCCGAACGATGACTTAAACCTGAATGAGGTTTATCATTTCGTGGAACAGGTATTTGAAAATGGAGAGCACTTTCACAAAAACAGTGAGCAGTTGGCAAAATATCTGTATGATACCTCTAATCATCCCAAAATTAAGGCTGGTGAGCTGTATGTGGCTTATTTTGAGAATGTACAGATAGAAGGTGAGCTGCATGATGCGATTGGTATTTTTAAATCGGAGACTAAAGAGACTTATTTGAAGGTTTCTCCTGAACAGGCTGGCTTTGCACTGAGTTATGAAGAAGATGCAATCAATATCAATAAGCTGGATAAGGGCTGCATTATTTTTAATACCGAGAAAGAAGAGGGGTACAAGGTTGCGGTTATCGATCAGACGAATAAAAGCAATGAGGCAGTTTACTGGAAAGATGAGTTTTTGAAGCTTAAGGTCAGAAATGATAATTACAATCAGACTAAGAACGTACTGGGCGTTTATAAAAGCTTTGTAACCGAAAAACTTGATCAGGAGTACGATATCACTAAAGCAGACAAGATAGATCTGCTGAACCGCTCTATGAAGTATTTCAAAGAGAAAGAAAGCTTTGATATGGATGAATTTTCTAACGAGGTAATCGGGAATAAGGAAGGGATCGAATCTTTCAAAAACTATAAAAAGAGTTATGAGGAAGAATTTGAAACGCCTATTGCTGATAGTTTTGATATCTCAGGTGCTGCGGTTAAAAAACAAGCTAAAGCTTTTAAAAGCGTGCTTAAACTGGATAAAAACTTCCATATCTATATTCATGGAAATAAAGAACTTATCGAAAAGGGCTTCGATGATGATAAATCCATGAATTACTACAAAGTTTATTTTAAAGAAGAAGAATAA
- a CDS encoding bestrophin family protein: MLIVHNIRLSRILRNTWQVDLIMIFSCTGAYLTRAFLIKHNFEIPAIIPTVLGTAIAFFIGFNNNQAYDRWWEARKIWGSLVNDSRSWARSIITYISQNETSDQEFKALKDRMVRRHIGFLYALKAKLRDAVDENYQQYLDEADLKEINLHSNVHNAILTLQSRDLQQLSKDGLIDGFRFMELNKLLVNFSDHMGRAERIKNTVFPTTYNYFTKVFIWLFVVSLTLVVSHEAGVWAIFIGWLVGFVFVSTQINGMSLIDPFENNSSSVPLNQITRTIEINLLEMIGAEKIPAPVKPINDEYIL; the protein is encoded by the coding sequence ATGCTAATAGTACACAATATCCGGTTAAGCCGTATTCTAAGGAATACCTGGCAAGTAGACCTTATCATGATCTTTTCCTGCACAGGGGCGTATCTGACCAGAGCGTTCCTGATTAAACATAACTTTGAGATCCCAGCTATCATTCCTACCGTTTTAGGTACCGCGATAGCTTTTTTTATTGGATTTAATAATAACCAGGCTTACGACCGATGGTGGGAAGCCCGCAAAATATGGGGTTCATTAGTCAATGATTCCAGGTCATGGGCCAGAAGTATAATCACCTATATCTCCCAGAATGAAACCAGCGACCAGGAATTTAAAGCCTTAAAAGACAGAATGGTCCGCCGCCATATCGGTTTTCTCTATGCCCTTAAAGCCAAACTAAGAGATGCAGTTGATGAAAATTATCAGCAATACCTGGATGAGGCAGATCTGAAAGAAATCAATCTCCACAGTAACGTACACAATGCCATTTTAACCCTGCAATCCAGAGATCTGCAACAATTGAGTAAAGATGGACTGATTGATGGTTTTCGTTTCATGGAACTGAACAAGCTCCTGGTTAATTTCTCCGATCATATGGGAAGAGCTGAACGGATTAAAAACACAGTTTTCCCGACCACTTATAATTACTTCACCAAAGTCTTTATCTGGTTATTTGTGGTTTCACTGACTTTAGTAGTGAGTCATGAAGCAGGTGTATGGGCTATATTTATTGGCTGGCTGGTTGGTTTTGTCTTTGTATCTACGCAGATCAACGGAATGAGCCTGATCGATCCTTTCGAAAACAACTCTTCCTCAGTGCCACTAAACCAGATTACAAGAACCATAGAAATCAATCTATTGGAAATGATTGGCGCAGAAAAAATTCCCGCGCCAGTTAAGCCTATCAATGATGAATATATCTTGTAA